Proteins co-encoded in one Legionella lytica genomic window:
- a CDS encoding antirestriction protein codes for MNRNRVIYKQLVVEKNRLNFLPKHVKRHVIQFENIIYYLAQSMCYQYSGGYWNFYELSNEGFFLAPALEQPLEMFVDGNGFNGFVSPEALSVIVTLFSINGISGQQGDDYLIDKYYALRDFAIQHPERDLILLAID; via the coding sequence ATGAACCGTAATAGAGTCATTTATAAGCAACTCGTTGTAGAAAAAAATCGCCTAAACTTCCTCCCCAAACATGTAAAAAGGCATGTCATTCAATTTGAAAATATTATTTATTACCTTGCTCAATCTATGTGCTATCAATACAGCGGCGGGTATTGGAATTTCTACGAGCTAAGCAACGAGGGATTCTTTCTTGCTCCGGCATTAGAGCAGCCGTTGGAAATGTTTGTTGATGGAAATGGCTTTAACGGATTTGTTAGCCCGGAAGCCTTGAGCGTTATTGTCACATTGTTTTCGATTAATGGCATTTCTGGGCAACAAGGTGATGATTATTTAATTGATAAATATTACGCATTACGTGACTTTGCCATTCAGCATCCTGAGAGAGACTTGATTTTACTTGCAATTGATTAA